The genomic window GGGCGGTTGGGGGTGGCGGGACGCGGACAGGCCATAATAGGTACGGCGGGGCACGTGGATCACGGGAAGACGGCCCTCATCCGGGCTCTCACCGGGGTCGACACCGACCGTTTGCCTGAGGAGAAGCAGCGGGGGATATCCATCGAGCTCGGATTTGCCCCCCTGCGTCTCCCGTCGGGCAGGCGAGCCGGTGTGGTGGACGTACCCGGCCATGAGCGGTTCGTCCACCACATGGTGGCGGGTGCGGCGGGGATGGACCTGGTGATCCTGGTAGTGGCGGCAGACGAGGGCATCATGCCCCAGACCCGGGAACACGTGGATATCCTGTCCCTGCTGGGCATACGTCACGGGCTGGTGGCACTGACCAAGGTGGACCTGGTGGACTCCGAATGGTTGGAACTGGTGGGTGAGGAGGTGCGCCGGTACCTGGCTGGTACCTTCCTCGGGGATGCTCCCATCATCGGGGTCTCCAGCGTGACGGGGCAGGGGCTGGAGGCGCTGCGTCAGGAGTTGGACCGCCTGCTGGGCCGGGTGCCCCCTCGGGATCCCGGTGGGCCGGTGCGCCTTCCCGTGGACCGGGTCTTCACCGCCCCGGGGTTCGGCACCGTGGTGACGGGTACCCTGGTGAGCGGCACGGTGCGCACGGGGGACACGGTGGAAGTGCTGCCCGGGGGGAGGCAGGCCCGGGTACGCCAGGTGCAGGTGCACGGCGAGCGAGTGGAGGAAGCTGTTGCGGGTCAGAGGGTAGCACTGAACCTGGCCGGGCTGGAGCACCGCCGGGTAGAGCGAGGGCAGGTGGTGTGCACCCCCGGCGTGTTTTCGTCCACCTCCCGGCTGGCGGGGCGCCTGGAGCTGTTGCCCGGTGCTGCACCCCTGAGGTCGGGAACCCGCGTACACTTCCACCTGGGGACGGCAGAGGTTTCCGCCCGCGTGGTGCTGCTCGACCGGGAGGAACTTCTGCCGGGGGCGGAGGGCCTGGCCCGCTTTCGCCTCGAAGGGGAAGTGGTGGCGGCGCGGGGGGACCGTTTCGTGGTCCGCTCCTGGTCTCCCCTTCGTACCGTGGGAGGAGGCAAGGTGCTGGCACCTCACTCCTGGCATCGGCGCTATGCGGCCGCCCACCTGGAGTCTCTTCGCGAACTGGAGGAGGAGGGAATTTCGGGGGAAGTGCTGGCTGCCCTGGAAGGGGGGGAGGTGTTACGCACGGCTGAGGACCTGGCAGGCAGGTCGGGCCTGGGAGCTG from Bacillota bacterium includes these protein-coding regions:
- the selB gene encoding selenocysteine-specific translation elongation factor, with product GRLGVAGRGQAIIGTAGHVDHGKTALIRALTGVDTDRLPEEKQRGISIELGFAPLRLPSGRRAGVVDVPGHERFVHHMVAGAAGMDLVILVVAADEGIMPQTREHVDILSLLGIRHGLVALTKVDLVDSEWLELVGEEVRRYLAGTFLGDAPIIGVSSVTGQGLEALRQELDRLLGRVPPRDPGGPVRLPVDRVFTAPGFGTVVTGTLVSGTVRTGDTVEVLPGGRQARVRQVQVHGERVEEAVAGQRVALNLAGLEHRRVERGQVVCTPGVFSSTSRLAGRLELLPGAAPLRSGTRVHFHLGTAEVSARVVLLDREELLPGAEGLARFRLEGEVVAARGDRFVVRSWSPLRTVGGGKVLAPHSWHRRYAAAHLESLRELEEEGISGEVLAALEGGEVLRTAEDLAGRSGLGAAEVEANLTELLSQGRVVRISAPGETGGAAQWWGSATRLADLESRALHLLDGYHARHPARAGMPREELRQRLGMADSRAFAALLAEWEGKGVLGTGGDRVWRAGFRPAAGGALGRARQLVVEKLTEGRFSPPLGGELVEEVTRLGVAREDAADLLEVLVREGEIVRITAELYLAAPVYRELEQMVREFLQEHGSMTAAQFRDLLGTTRKYAIPLLEHLDAVRFTRRLGDQRVLYGGAG